From the Saccharomycodes ludwigii strain NBRC 1722 chromosome I, whole genome shotgun sequence genome, one window contains:
- the FAP7 gene encoding nucleoside-triphosphatase (similar to Saccharomyces cerevisiae YDL166C | FAP7 | Factor Activating Pos9), translating into MSLKRRFRPNIIITGTPGCGKSTTCELLMRKLESDNYNKDAEYSYFNISEYAKENKLLEGYDESRKSHIIDEDKLLDELEPLMRQGGCIIDWHCNDIFPERLIDLVVVLRCDNGKLYDRLNKRGYHLSKIQENLDAEIMGIVYQDALDSYVQEIIIELSSDSIQEMESNVERVAEWLNLWCNQHKDGITNELKEFQKLRKEKETSDTEDSIE; encoded by the coding sequence atgaGCCTAAAAAGACGTTTCAGACcaaatatcattataacGGGAACGCCAGGTTGTGGCAAGTCGACTACATGTGAATTATTAATGCGCAAATTAGAATCTGATAACTATAATAAAGACGCTGAATAtagttattttaatatatctGAATATgctaaagaaaataaattattagagGGATATGATGAATCACGTAAATCTCATATTATCGATGAAGACAAATTACTAGATGAATTGGAACCATTAATGAGACAGGGTGGTTGTATCATAGATTGGCATTGCAATGATATTTTCCCTGAAAGGTTAATTGATTTAGTTGTTGTATTAAGGTGTGATAATGGAAAATTATATGATAGATTAAATAAGAGAGGTTATCATCTTTCTAAAATTCAAGAAAATTTAGATGCTGAAATTATGGGTATTGTTTATCAGGATGCTCTTGATAGTTATGTTCAggaaattattattgaattgAGTAGTGACTCTATACAAGAAATGGAGTCTAATGTTGAACGTGTTGCGGAATGGCTTAATTTATGGTGCAATCAACACAAGGACGGTATTACGAATGAACTAAAAGagtttcaaaaattaaggaaagaaaaagagacaAGTGATACTGAGGACAGTATTGAATAA